In Amycolatopsis sp. EV170708-02-1, the following are encoded in one genomic region:
- a CDS encoding CoA transferase subunit A: MAELLSLKEAVARLIHDGDTVALEGFTHLIPVSAGHEIIRQGRTGLTLIRMTPDIVYDQLIGAGCASKLIFSWGGNPGVGSLHRFRDAVQHSWPVPLEIEEHSHAGMANRYVAGASGLPFAVLRGYTGTDLPAQTDTIKPITCPFTGERLAAVPALNPDVTVVHAQRADRSGNVQIWGITGVQKEAVLAAKRSLVTVEEVVDELEPRPGAIVLPSWAVTAVAEVPGGARPSYAAGYYERDNDAYQAWDEIGRDRESFTRWLEELTGVKA, from the coding sequence ATGGCGGAGCTGCTGTCGTTGAAGGAGGCCGTGGCACGGCTGATACACGACGGGGACACCGTCGCGCTCGAGGGTTTCACGCACCTCATCCCCGTGTCCGCCGGCCACGAGATCATCCGCCAGGGCCGCACCGGCCTGACGTTGATCCGCATGACGCCGGACATCGTCTACGACCAGCTCATCGGCGCCGGCTGTGCGAGCAAGCTGATCTTCTCGTGGGGCGGCAACCCCGGGGTCGGCTCGCTGCACCGGTTCCGTGACGCGGTCCAGCACTCCTGGCCGGTGCCGCTGGAGATCGAGGAACACAGTCACGCGGGCATGGCGAATCGGTACGTCGCCGGTGCTTCGGGGCTGCCGTTCGCCGTCCTGCGCGGCTACACCGGCACGGATCTTCCCGCGCAGACCGACACGATCAAACCCATCACCTGCCCGTTCACCGGTGAGCGGCTGGCCGCCGTCCCCGCTCTCAACCCGGACGTCACCGTCGTGCACGCCCAGCGCGCCGACAGGTCCGGGAACGTCCAGATCTGGGGTATCACCGGCGTCCAGAAGGAGGCGGTGCTCGCGGCGAAACGGTCGCTGGTCACCGTCGAGGAGGTCGTCGACGAGCTGGAGCCCCGGCCCGGCGCGATCGTGCTGCCGTCGTGGGCCGTCACCGCGGTGGCCGAGGTGCCCGGCGGCGCGCGGCCGTCGTACGCGGCGGGCTACTACGAGCGGGACAACGACGCCTACCAGGCATGGGACGAGATCGGCCGGGACCGGGAGAGCTTCACCCGCTGGCTCGAGGAGCTGACGGGAGTGAAGGCATGA
- a CDS encoding thiolase family protein, producing MTDVFLFDAIRTPFGKYGGALSGVRPDDLAATVLRALAERNDLDPATVDEVVLGDANGAGEDNRNVARMAALLAGWPTTVPGATVNRLCGSGLDAVMQASRSVQVGDASLAVAGGVESMSRSPLVMQKPEKAFPAGNQTLYSTALGWRMVNPKMPEQWTVSLGESTEQLAERYGIGRDEQDAFAVRSHVNAARAWDEGFYDDHVVPVEGVELARDEGIRPDSSQEKLAKLKPVFRPQGTVTAANASPLNDGASALLLGDERAAKRLGKAPLARIAGRGAAGVDPDVFGIGPVRAAEIALERAGIGWEDLAAVELNEAFAAQSLACLRDWSKLDPEIVNVNGGAIAIGHPLGASGGRILGTLAHHLRRSGGRWGLAAICIGVGQGLAVVLEAQ from the coding sequence ATGACCGACGTCTTCCTGTTCGACGCCATCCGTACCCCGTTCGGCAAGTACGGCGGCGCTCTGTCCGGGGTACGCCCGGACGATCTCGCCGCCACCGTGCTGCGGGCACTGGCCGAGCGCAACGACCTCGACCCGGCCACCGTCGACGAGGTCGTGCTCGGCGACGCGAACGGCGCGGGCGAGGACAACCGCAACGTCGCGCGGATGGCGGCGCTGCTGGCGGGCTGGCCGACGACCGTGCCCGGTGCCACGGTCAACCGGCTGTGCGGCTCCGGTCTCGACGCCGTCATGCAGGCCAGCCGGTCGGTCCAGGTCGGCGACGCCTCGCTCGCCGTCGCGGGCGGCGTCGAGTCGATGAGCCGCTCGCCGCTGGTCATGCAGAAACCGGAGAAGGCCTTCCCGGCGGGCAACCAGACGCTGTACTCCACCGCGCTGGGCTGGCGCATGGTCAACCCGAAGATGCCCGAGCAGTGGACGGTCTCGCTCGGCGAGTCCACCGAGCAGCTCGCGGAGCGCTACGGCATCGGCCGCGACGAGCAGGACGCGTTCGCCGTCCGCAGCCACGTCAACGCCGCCCGCGCCTGGGACGAGGGCTTCTACGACGACCACGTCGTCCCGGTCGAGGGTGTCGAACTCGCCCGCGACGAAGGCATCCGGCCGGACTCCAGCCAGGAGAAGCTCGCGAAGCTGAAGCCCGTCTTCCGTCCACAAGGGACGGTCACGGCGGCGAACGCGTCGCCGCTGAACGACGGCGCCTCCGCGTTGCTGCTCGGCGACGAGAGGGCCGCTAAGCGGCTCGGCAAGGCGCCGCTGGCCCGGATCGCCGGCCGGGGCGCGGCGGGCGTCGACCCGGACGTCTTCGGCATCGGCCCGGTGCGCGCCGCCGAGATCGCCTTGGAGCGGGCCGGGATCGGCTGGGAAGACCTGGCGGCGGTGGAACTGAACGAGGCCTTCGCCGCGCAGTCGCTGGCCTGCCTGCGGGACTGGTCGAAGCTCGACCCGGAGATCGTCAACGTGAACGGCGGCGCGATCGCGATCGGGCATCCGCTGGGTGCCTCCGGCGGCCGGATCCTCGGCACCCTGGCCCACCACCTGCGCCGCAGCGGCGGCCGGTGGGGCCTGGCCGCCATCTGCATCGGCGTCGGTCAGGGGCTGGCCGTCGTCCTCGAAGCCCAGTGA
- a CDS encoding NADH:flavin oxidoreductase/NADH oxidase family protein, with amino-acid sequence MSSAAEKTFSPVFEPLTLPGGSTLPNRLVKAAMEENMASSGQLPGKPLFELYRRWSEGGAGLLITGNVMVHAEALTGPAGVVLDADSPLEPFRRWASAAKSGGARVWMQINHPGRQVRADMPGVAWGPSAVRVDVGRNSERFAEPVEMSARRIEETVARFAETARRAEGAGFDGVEIHAAHGYLLSQFLSPLANRREDRWGGSLENRARFLLDVVRAVRAVVAPGFAVAVKLNSADFQRGGFDADDAASVIAMLAPLGVDLVELSGGSYESPAMTGQSGDDRTRAREAYFLSLAEQLVRTSALPLMLTGGVVRRRVAEEVLASGVELVGMGTALAVDPDLPAKWRHDADAGVELAPVRIGDKAVASAASMARVRRQLRRLGAGRRTKPGIDPKRALVVETLLQAVALRRYRAWLHGRAG; translated from the coding sequence ATGTCATCCGCAGCAGAGAAAACCTTCTCACCGGTGTTCGAGCCGCTCACCCTTCCCGGTGGTTCGACGCTGCCGAATCGCCTGGTGAAGGCCGCGATGGAGGAGAACATGGCGAGCTCGGGGCAGCTGCCCGGCAAGCCCTTGTTCGAGCTGTATCGACGGTGGAGCGAGGGCGGGGCGGGTCTGCTCATCACCGGTAACGTCATGGTCCACGCGGAGGCGCTCACCGGTCCTGCGGGTGTCGTCCTCGACGCGGACTCGCCGCTGGAGCCGTTCCGCCGGTGGGCGTCGGCGGCCAAGAGCGGCGGGGCGCGGGTGTGGATGCAGATCAACCATCCCGGGCGCCAGGTGCGGGCGGACATGCCCGGCGTCGCCTGGGGTCCGTCGGCCGTCCGTGTCGACGTCGGCAGGAACAGCGAACGGTTCGCCGAGCCGGTCGAGATGTCCGCGCGGCGGATCGAGGAGACCGTGGCCCGGTTCGCCGAGACCGCCCGCCGCGCCGAAGGCGCCGGTTTCGACGGCGTCGAAATCCACGCGGCGCACGGCTACCTGCTCTCGCAATTCCTGTCCCCGCTGGCCAATCGTCGCGAAGACCGGTGGGGAGGAAGTCTGGAGAACCGGGCCCGATTCCTGCTCGACGTCGTCCGCGCGGTCCGTGCCGTCGTGGCGCCCGGGTTCGCCGTCGCCGTCAAGCTCAACTCCGCGGACTTCCAGCGTGGCGGTTTCGACGCCGACGACGCCGCGTCGGTCATCGCGATGCTCGCACCGCTCGGCGTCGACCTGGTCGAACTGTCGGGTGGCAGCTATGAGAGCCCGGCGATGACCGGGCAGTCCGGCGACGACCGCACTCGCGCGCGGGAGGCGTACTTCCTGTCTCTCGCCGAACAGCTCGTCCGGACCAGCGCGCTGCCGCTGATGCTGACCGGAGGCGTGGTCCGCAGGCGCGTCGCGGAAGAGGTCCTGGCGAGCGGCGTGGAACTCGTCGGAATGGGCACCGCCTTGGCCGTCGACCCGGACCTGCCCGCCAAGTGGCGGCACGACGCGGACGCCGGGGTGGAACTCGCGCCGGTCCGGATCGGCGACAAGGCCGTCGCGTCCGCCGCGAGCATGGCCCGCGTCCGGCGCCAGCTGCGCCGGCTCGGCGCGGGACGGCGTACCAAGCCCGGTATCGACCCGAAACGGGCGCTCGTGGTGGAGACGCTGTTGCAGGCCGTCGCGCTTCGGCGCTATCGCGCTTGGTTGCACGGTCGCGCCGGCTGA
- a CDS encoding TetR/AcrR family transcriptional regulator, with protein MRASLLTTAMRMLEAGEQFSLRAVAREAGVSATAPYRHFADRDALESALAAQGLRDLKEDLAKGRELPASVDDLAELAVTYVDFALRRPALFRLMFGNACDTGSEERVQAAADIHDLLRLAMTQVFSEPSDALTSAGWALAHGLAYLFLDGKLQVESDDEIAEQVRAAFTAILAARPR; from the coding sequence TTGAGGGCGTCACTGCTGACCACGGCGATGCGCATGCTCGAAGCCGGCGAGCAGTTCTCCTTGCGCGCCGTCGCACGCGAGGCGGGCGTCTCTGCGACCGCGCCATACCGGCACTTCGCCGACAGGGACGCCCTGGAGTCGGCGCTGGCCGCGCAAGGATTGCGCGACCTGAAAGAAGATCTCGCGAAAGGGCGCGAGCTCCCGGCTTCCGTGGACGACCTGGCCGAACTCGCGGTCACCTACGTCGATTTCGCCCTGCGCCGCCCGGCGTTGTTCCGGCTGATGTTCGGAAACGCCTGCGACACGGGGAGCGAGGAGCGCGTCCAGGCCGCGGCGGACATTCACGACCTCTTGCGACTGGCGATGACACAGGTGTTCTCCGAACCCTCGGACGCGCTCACCTCGGCGGGCTGGGCACTCGCCCACGGGCTCGCGTACTTGTTCCTGGACGGCAAACTCCAGGTGGAGTCGGACGACGAGATCGCCGAGCAGGTGCGCGCCGCCTTCACCGCGATCCTGGCGGCACGACCGCGCTAA
- a CDS encoding type 1 glutamine amidotransferase domain-containing protein, which produces MTTRVLNVVTNVGHYDDPSHPTGLWLSELTHAHHVFAERGFEQTIVSPLGGRSPLEPRSLKFPNYDKTAKAWHADPERMALLENTAAPDEIDSADFDAIYFTGGHAVMYDFPGSEGLQRITREIFERGGIVSSVCHGYCGLLNTKLSDGSYLVAGRKVTGFAWREEVLAKVDKLVPYNAEEEMKKRGARYEKAKLPFVSYAVVDGNLVTGQNPGSAKETAKKVADLL; this is translated from the coding sequence ATGACCACACGCGTCTTGAACGTCGTCACCAACGTCGGCCACTACGACGATCCGTCCCACCCGACCGGCTTGTGGCTTTCCGAGCTCACGCACGCCCACCACGTCTTCGCCGAACGCGGCTTCGAGCAGACGATCGTCAGCCCGCTGGGCGGACGATCGCCGCTCGAACCCCGATCGCTGAAGTTCCCCAACTACGACAAGACCGCCAAGGCCTGGCACGCCGATCCGGAACGGATGGCGCTGCTGGAGAACACCGCCGCCCCGGACGAGATCGACTCGGCGGATTTCGACGCGATCTACTTCACCGGCGGCCACGCGGTCATGTACGACTTCCCCGGCAGCGAGGGACTACAGCGGATCACCCGCGAGATCTTCGAACGCGGCGGCATCGTTTCCTCCGTCTGCCACGGTTACTGCGGTCTGCTGAACACCAAGCTGTCCGACGGCTCGTATCTCGTCGCGGGACGCAAGGTCACCGGCTTCGCCTGGCGCGAGGAAGTCCTCGCGAAGGTGGACAAGCTCGTGCCCTACAACGCCGAAGAAGAGATGAAGAAACGCGGCGCGCGCTACGAAAAGGCGAAGCTGCCCTTCGTCTCCTACGCCGTGGTCGACGGCAACCTCGTCACCGGCCAGAACCCGGGATCCGCGAAGGAGACGGCGAAGAAGGTGGCGGACCTGCTGTGA
- a CDS encoding acetoacetate decarboxylase family protein — protein MPQDTVTVDLGGHSVDVPKGGLYDRYRMDTDLDAVAADPRVSGVGFFRRLPKARVESPIGPTLTPNFYYRIATARLTLIAPSRAIRRRLPEELSPLEIAPGLGLVSVMMFRYDVCDIDFYTEAAVGVAVRPARHGGLGFFDLVTGLKNEHLHSYVLSLPVSSDIAQVRGHDGYGFPKWVTSLDVDIDAERTEARVANDRGGTDLVLSAATPRQTTHESGDQVSSLTSYTTIGGAWHATLSQTNVLSAGSTMFPRGAGLRLGEGRLSDDLRSLNARKPIRLDVMTEGQLALHMPVPTSVREQEARK, from the coding sequence ATGCCACAGGACACGGTCACCGTCGATCTGGGTGGACACTCGGTCGACGTCCCGAAAGGCGGCCTGTACGACCGCTACCGCATGGACACCGACCTCGACGCGGTCGCCGCCGACCCGCGCGTGAGCGGCGTCGGCTTCTTCCGGCGGCTCCCCAAGGCACGGGTCGAGTCGCCGATCGGCCCGACGCTGACGCCCAACTTCTACTACCGGATCGCGACGGCCCGGCTGACGCTGATCGCGCCCTCCCGGGCGATCCGGCGCCGTCTCCCCGAAGAGCTGTCGCCGCTGGAGATCGCACCGGGCCTCGGCCTGGTGTCGGTGATGATGTTCCGGTACGACGTCTGCGACATCGACTTCTACACCGAGGCCGCCGTGGGCGTCGCGGTCCGTCCCGCCCGGCACGGAGGGCTCGGGTTCTTCGATCTCGTGACCGGGCTCAAGAACGAGCATCTTCACTCGTACGTGCTGTCCCTCCCGGTCAGCAGCGACATCGCCCAGGTCCGCGGCCACGACGGCTACGGATTCCCGAAATGGGTGACGAGCCTCGACGTCGACATCGACGCCGAGCGCACCGAAGCGCGCGTGGCGAACGACCGCGGCGGGACCGACCTCGTCCTTTCCGCGGCGACACCACGCCAAACCACGCACGAGTCCGGCGACCAGGTCTCGAGTCTCACCTCGTACACCACCATCGGGGGCGCGTGGCATGCGACGCTGAGCCAGACGAACGTCCTCTCGGCCGGAAGCACGATGTTCCCGCGTGGTGCCGGCCTCCGGCTGGGCGAGGGACGCCTCTCCGATGACCTGCGCTCGCTCAACGCCCGCAAGCCGATCCGCCTCGACGTGATGACCGAAGGGCAGCTCGCGCTCCACATGCCGGTCCCCACCTCCGTCCGCGAACAGGAGGCCCGCAAATGA
- a CDS encoding CoA-transferase subunit beta — protein MTEYTSDEMMSVAAARALGDGMSCFVGIGLPSTAANLARRGHAPNLTLIYESGCLGAKPTRLPLSIGDGELADTADAVVSVPEVFNYWLQPGRIDVGFLGAAQLDKFGNINTTVIGPDYGSPKVRLPGAGGAPEIAASCREVFVVLRQSTRTFVEKVDFVTSFGHGTGKGDRERLGLPGAGPTLVVTDLGLMRPDPETAELTLTELHPGVEVDQVVEATGWKLKVSGDLGTTPAPTETELRILRDLKRASA, from the coding sequence ATGACCGAGTACACCTCCGACGAGATGATGAGCGTCGCCGCGGCCCGCGCGCTCGGCGACGGGATGTCCTGTTTCGTGGGCATCGGCCTGCCCAGCACGGCCGCCAACCTGGCCCGCCGCGGGCACGCGCCGAATCTGACGCTGATCTACGAGTCCGGGTGCCTCGGCGCCAAACCGACCAGGCTCCCGCTGTCCATCGGCGACGGCGAACTCGCCGACACCGCGGACGCCGTGGTCAGTGTCCCCGAGGTCTTCAACTACTGGCTCCAGCCGGGGCGGATCGACGTCGGCTTCCTCGGCGCCGCCCAGCTGGACAAGTTCGGCAACATCAACACCACCGTCATCGGCCCGGACTACGGCAGCCCCAAGGTGCGTCTGCCGGGGGCGGGCGGGGCCCCGGAGATCGCCGCCTCCTGCCGCGAGGTGTTCGTGGTGCTCCGGCAGAGCACCCGCACGTTCGTCGAAAAGGTCGACTTCGTGACGTCGTTCGGCCACGGCACCGGCAAGGGCGATCGCGAGCGTCTCGGCCTCCCCGGCGCCGGGCCGACGCTGGTGGTCACCGACCTCGGCCTGATGCGGCCCGACCCCGAGACCGCCGAGCTCACGCTCACCGAACTGCACCCCGGCGTCGAGGTCGATCAGGTCGTCGAAGCGACCGGGTGGAAACTGAAGGTGTCCGGCGACCTGGGCACCACCCCGGCGCCGACAGAGACAGAGCTCCGCATCCTCCGAGACCTCAAAAGGGCGAGCGCATGA